A single genomic interval of Anopheles marshallii chromosome 2, idAnoMarsDA_429_01, whole genome shotgun sequence harbors:
- the LOC128708810 gene encoding pupal cuticle protein 36a-like: MVHKTVLLCAFLGLANAARLDNLYGAPAPVASYQGGAGDGNLLSAPRRDGQFGAPANQYLPPTAGGPQGSQGGYPSVAPLRQGQPGFNAYNPQPSGASYGGSSNALQPSGPAGGSFQGNFQQTTPIPILRYENINNGDGSYRFDYATGNGIQHQEEGFLRNLGPEKSEQVVSGGYSYTAPDGQLYSVQYKADANGFQPVGDHLPTPPPLPPALQEAYDLHARLHAEAAARPQNPAYQEPQTPNRQYGAPQQGGPQQGSYYPQPQQQQQQPQPQYQQPQPQYQQPQQPQYNQQQAPQFHSSSPNAIQGYPSAPANQYLPPNKRQQGFNPNTGYTY; encoded by the exons ATGGTGCACAAGACG GTCCTGCTCTGTGCGTTCCTGGGGTTGGCGAACGCTGCCCGACTCGATAATCTCTACGGTGCTCCGGCACCAGTCGCGTCCTACCAGGGCGGTGCCGGTGACGGAAACCTGCTCAGTGCACCACGGCGCGATGGTCAGTTTGGTGCGCCCGCCAACCAATACCTTCCGCCCACGGCTGGCGGTCCCCAAGGATCCCAGGGTGGCTACCCATCGGTAGCTCCCCTAAGGCAGGGACAGCCGGGCTTTAACGCGTACAACCCGCAACCGTCGGGAGCTTCGTACGGGGGCTCAAGTAACGCGCTCCAACCGAGTGGACCAGCAGGCGGAAGCTTCCAGGGCAACTTCCAGCAAACCACCCCCATCCCGATACTGCGCTacgaaaacatcaacaacggCGATGGCAGCTATCGATTCGA TTACGCCACTGGTAATGGTATTCAGCATCAGGAGGAAGGATTCCTGCGTAATCTTGGCCCAGAGAAATCGGAACAGGTTGTCTCGGGCGGTTACTCCTACACCGCTCCCGACGGTCAGCTCTACAGCGTACAGTACAAGGCGGACGCCAACGGATTCCAGCCCGTCGGAGATCATCTGCCAACCccaccaccactgccaccaGCACTGCAAGA AGCTTACGACCTGCATGCCCGTCTTCATGCCGAAGCCGCCGCAAGACCGCAGAACCCCGCGTACCAGGAACCCCAAACGCCAAACCGTCAGTACGGAGCACCGCAGCAGGGAGGACCCCAGCAGGGTTCGTACTATCCTCagccccagcagcagcagcagcaaccgcagcCCCAGTATCAGCAGCCCCAGCCCCAGTATCAGCAACCGCAGCAACCACAGTACAACCAGCAGCAGGCGCCCCAGTTCCATTCGAGCTCCCCGAACGCCATCCAAGGCTATCCCTCGGCACCGGCAAACCAATATCTGCCACCGAACAAGCGGCAACAGGGTTTCAACCCCAACACCGGCTACACTTACTAG
- the LOC128718671 gene encoding transcription factor Maf-like yields MSSTTTASSAVSPTGAAAALFSGGAFNTPTLGGGLGSALSNASSSGLGAAGGSSSGGSMYDKKALSSCRYQQEKSATTPQISSSSIADYYSDSGSGVGGSTAAAVAAAAAAAAAAGRMLGHGSSIVPPSVYSSFQESALVAAAAAAQHQHHTHHAHHHHHQQAQPQQNHLPSQQVAINNSLFSPHFATGSPYHHPSMQVGASGAGGSGSSISAYETSTAARSCALPSPTIYPPTPPPSAPWIHPWYGGDTF; encoded by the coding sequence ATGTCTTCAACCACCACCGCGTCCTCGGCAGTTTCTCCGACgggtgcagcagcagcgttgTTTTCCGGCGGAGCTTTCAATACACCTACGCTAGGTGGAGGACTTGGATCCGCCCTTAGCAACGCCAGTTCCAGCGGCCTTGGTGCGGCTGGTGGCTCTAGCTCCGGTGGAAGTATGTACGACAAGAAGGCCTTGTCCTCCTGCCGATATCAGCAAGAAAAGTCCGCCACAACACCCCAGATAAGCTCTTCCTCGATCGCCGACTATTACTCAGATAGTGGATCGGGCGTGGGAGGAAGCACGGCCGCTGCTGTTgcggcagctgcagcagctgccgctGCAGCCGGCCGCATGTTAGGCCACGGATCGTCCATAGTACCCCCCTCCGTATATTCGTCATTCCAAGAGTCGGCGCTGGTGGCGGCTGCCGCCGCGGCACAGCACCAACATCACACGCACCATgcgcatcatcaccaccaccagcaagcGCAACCACAGCAGAACCATCTGCCGTCGCAGCAGGTAGCAATTAACAACAGCCTATTTTCGCCACATTTCGCAACGGGGTCACCGTACCACCACCCGTCGATGCAGGTTGGTGCGAGTGGTGCGGGCGgcagtggcagcagtatcAGTGCGTACGAAACGAGCACAGCTGCCCGATCGTGCGCGCTACCTTCGCCTACCATTTACCCACCGACCCCACCACCATCGGCCCCCTGGATCCATCCTTGGTATGGAGGAGATACGTTTTAG